Proteins from a genomic interval of Tautonia rosea:
- a CDS encoding AI-2E family transporter → MLIGVSLTVAVLFYQVIRPLFLPLFLGAVFALLAMPLQRDLIRRGRMPAWLASLIITVVVVLVVVIPTTAGFFLIKDQAQRAIDQVEQAALDPVARERLLELVGNRLPIDAETLEEQVVRLLRDGEALLFQRAMKALGSATAFVIGSLLFLISGFFFLKDGEALLKAWEELTPLDPEQDRQIRWRFAEVCRGVVLAILLAAMVQSIGLGLIIAILDLIFGIGIGPWIFLLMLLTAIAAMIPFVGPPVVWIPLAGYLLYEGKYAPAIILSVLGAVVIGNLDYLVRMMVLKGTTQMHPLMGLISILGGVQLLGVVGIFVGPIVAAVFVSLLRILRQQLVAFERPPKMVG, encoded by the coding sequence ATGCTGATTGGGGTGAGCTTGACTGTCGCGGTTCTGTTCTATCAGGTGATCCGGCCGCTGTTTCTGCCGTTGTTTCTGGGGGCGGTCTTCGCTCTGCTGGCGATGCCGCTTCAGCGCGATCTGATCCGACGGGGGCGAATGCCCGCCTGGCTGGCCTCACTCATCATCACGGTGGTGGTGGTTCTGGTGGTGGTGATTCCGACAACGGCCGGGTTCTTTTTGATCAAGGACCAGGCGCAACGAGCCATCGATCAGGTTGAGCAGGCAGCACTCGATCCGGTTGCTCGTGAGCGACTGCTGGAATTGGTCGGGAATCGGTTGCCGATCGACGCCGAGACCCTGGAGGAGCAGGTAGTGCGGCTCTTGCGTGATGGCGAGGCGCTGCTGTTCCAGCGGGCCATGAAAGCGCTCGGCAGCGCAACGGCGTTTGTCATCGGGTCGCTGCTGTTCTTGATCTCGGGCTTTTTCTTCCTGAAGGATGGTGAAGCGCTCTTGAAGGCCTGGGAGGAACTGACGCCGCTTGATCCGGAGCAAGACCGTCAGATTCGCTGGCGATTTGCCGAGGTCTGCCGGGGGGTGGTGCTGGCGATCTTGCTGGCGGCGATGGTGCAATCCATCGGTCTAGGCCTGATCATTGCGATCCTCGATCTGATCTTCGGGATCGGGATCGGACCCTGGATCTTTCTGCTGATGCTGCTGACGGCGATTGCGGCGATGATTCCCTTCGTTGGCCCCCCGGTGGTCTGGATTCCGCTGGCGGGTTATCTGCTGTACGAGGGAAAGTATGCTCCGGCGATTATCTTGAGCGTCCTGGGAGCGGTTGTGATCGGAAACCTGGATTATCTGGTGCGGATGATGGTGTTGAAGGGAACCACCCAAATGCACCCCTTGATGGGATTAATCTCGATTCTAGGTGGGGTGCAATTGCTGGGAGTGGTGGGGATTTTCGTCGGGCCGATCGTGGCGGCGGTGTTTGTGTCACTCCTGCGCATTCTGAGGCAACAGCTCGTCGCGTTCGAGCGGCCACCGAAGATGGTCGGCTGA
- a CDS encoding succinate dehydrogenase/fumarate reductase iron-sulfur subunit — protein MNLTLHIWRQKGPSDPGRMVTYQAKDVSPDQSFLEMLDRLNEDLILRGEDPVVFDHDCREGICGSCGMVINGVAHGPEQTTTCQLHMRSFKDGESIYIEPWRADPFPVIRDLMVDRSAFDRVISAGGYVSINTGSAPEANSIPVRKEDADLAFDSATCIGCGACVAACKNASAMLFTSAKVAQLSRLPQGQVERKRRVLNMVEQMDKEGFGNCSNYQECEAVCPKGISTQNITVMNREYLRASLSGA, from the coding sequence ATGAACCTGACACTGCACATCTGGCGGCAGAAGGGCCCCTCCGATCCGGGCCGCATGGTCACGTATCAGGCCAAGGACGTCAGCCCCGACCAGTCGTTCCTCGAAATGCTCGATCGCCTCAATGAGGACTTGATTCTCCGAGGCGAAGACCCGGTCGTCTTCGACCACGACTGCCGCGAAGGCATTTGCGGCTCCTGTGGCATGGTCATCAACGGGGTCGCCCACGGCCCCGAGCAAACCACCACCTGCCAGCTCCACATGCGGAGCTTCAAGGATGGCGAGTCGATTTACATCGAACCCTGGCGCGCCGATCCGTTCCCGGTCATTCGCGACCTGATGGTCGATCGCTCCGCCTTCGACCGTGTCATCTCGGCCGGCGGCTACGTGTCGATCAATACTGGCTCGGCCCCCGAAGCCAACTCCATCCCTGTCCGCAAGGAAGACGCCGACCTCGCCTTCGACTCGGCCACCTGCATCGGATGCGGGGCCTGCGTCGCGGCCTGCAAGAACGCCTCGGCCATGCTCTTCACCTCAGCTAAGGTCGCCCAGCTTTCCCGACTGCCTCAGGGACAGGTCGAACGCAAGCGCCGCGTCCTCAACATGGTCGAGCAAATGGACAAGGAAGGCTTCGGCAACTGCTCCAACTACCAGGAGTGCGAGGCCGTTTGCCCGAAGGGCATCAGCACCCAGAACATCACCGTCATGAACCGCGAATATCTCCGCGCGAGTCTCTCCGGCGCCTGA